One Glutamicibacter mishrai genomic window carries:
- a CDS encoding GNAT family N-acetyltransferase encodes MTDTNLLHLATQDDTIGIVELRDSLARWQQQKQIQQWVPGELSTEQVAEQISRNEWWVCKEDRKIIAMVRIVETDDLIWPEDDPQAAYIHGLMVDRSLSGQGIGQEVLAWAEQSIFATGHSIARLDCVASNANLCQYYERLGYSERGVVDFGPDSSWFPVRRFEKRGLSGADRSFE; translated from the coding sequence ATGACGGACACTAATCTGCTGCATCTTGCGACTCAGGACGACACGATTGGCATCGTTGAGCTTCGCGATTCACTGGCACGTTGGCAACAACAAAAGCAGATACAACAATGGGTGCCCGGTGAACTTTCAACTGAACAAGTTGCCGAACAAATTAGCCGCAATGAATGGTGGGTTTGCAAGGAGGACCGAAAGATCATCGCAATGGTTCGTATCGTTGAAACTGACGATTTGATCTGGCCTGAAGATGATCCGCAGGCTGCTTACATCCACGGGCTAATGGTCGATCGGTCTCTATCTGGACAGGGTATCGGACAAGAGGTACTTGCTTGGGCAGAACAAAGCATTTTTGCCACCGGTCATTCAATTGCTCGTCTCGATTGTGTTGCCTCAAATGCAAATCTCTGTCAGTACTACGAACGTCTCGGTTACTCGGAACGTGGAGTCGTCGACTTTGGGCCTGATTCCTCATGGTTTCCAGTGCGTCGATTTGAAAAGCGTGGACTGAGCGGAGCTGATCGTTCGTTTGAGTAA
- a CDS encoding pseudouridine synthase, whose product MESPLPVRNGVNATRLRLPQDGGWATVADYLLERFGHVDPEGILRRFDNQEIVGLGGVPLDRQTPMGEHEFIWYYRSLPVETPIPFEAKILHQDEHLLVVDKPHFLPTTPGGRFIQESALVRLRNQTGIDDLVPMHRLDRATAGVILFAVNPETRGAYQMLFERREISKRYKAVVALQPGDGLETGRVLQPNGEHSLVKDEAQLHELLDQMPMIFENRMSKVKGQLRSIVEDGAPNAKTFIDVEAVGRSSGHHAGLEVALMDLKPHSGKTHQLRVHLASLGLGIINDAFYPRLWDLAPDDYQRPLQLLAHTISFTDPLTGIDRSFTSAQKLAESPIA is encoded by the coding sequence ATGGAATCCCCACTCCCCGTTCGCAACGGCGTGAATGCGACCCGTTTGCGCCTCCCGCAGGACGGCGGATGGGCCACCGTGGCCGATTATTTGCTGGAGCGCTTCGGCCATGTGGACCCCGAAGGCATACTGCGACGCTTCGACAACCAAGAAATTGTCGGGCTCGGCGGAGTGCCGCTGGACCGGCAGACCCCGATGGGCGAGCACGAGTTCATCTGGTACTACCGCTCGCTGCCGGTAGAAACACCGATACCTTTTGAAGCGAAGATCCTGCACCAAGACGAGCATCTGCTGGTGGTGGACAAGCCGCACTTCCTGCCGACCACTCCTGGCGGACGATTCATCCAGGAATCAGCCCTGGTGCGTCTGCGCAACCAGACCGGCATCGATGATCTTGTGCCAATGCACCGGCTGGATCGAGCCACCGCAGGCGTCATCCTTTTTGCCGTCAACCCGGAAACCCGCGGCGCCTACCAGATGCTTTTTGAACGCCGCGAAATCAGCAAACGCTACAAGGCTGTCGTCGCTTTGCAACCGGGAGACGGCTTGGAAACCGGTCGGGTGCTCCAGCCCAACGGCGAACACTCACTGGTCAAGGACGAGGCGCAATTGCACGAGCTTCTTGATCAGATGCCGATGATCTTCGAGAACCGCATGTCCAAGGTCAAAGGCCAGCTGCGTTCGATCGTGGAGGACGGCGCACCGAATGCCAAGACCTTCATTGATGTCGAAGCAGTAGGCCGCAGCTCCGGCCACCATGCAGGATTGGAGGTGGCCTTGATGGATCTGAAACCCCATTCCGGCAAGACCCACCAGCTGCGCGTGCACCTGGCATCGCTGGGCTTGGGAATCATCAATGACGCGTTTTACCCGCGTTTATGGGATCTGGCTCCAGATGATTACCAGCGCCCGCTGCAGCTTCTGGCGCACACCATTTCCTTCACTGATCCGCTGACCGGAATCGACCGCAGTTTCACCTCTGCCCAGAAGCTGGCTGAATCGCCCATCGCCTAG
- a CDS encoding Fpg/Nei family DNA glycosylase, which translates to MPEGDSVYRATARLHHALAGQSLLSSDFRVPALATTDLTSYAVHEVVPAGKHLLMRLKPPASVASEISAKPLTLHSHLLMEGRWDLYAPSERWKKPAHTARVVLKTAMVTAVGFDIAQVRLVPTEQESDLVGHLGPDLLGANWDPVLAADNLRHDPHQGIGQALLDQRIMAGVGNVYRSEILFLRRLHPLTEVGQIADLPTVVQIAHRLLDINKDRARRVTTGQERTREPLWVYGRAGKPCLRCGTRIELLKIPSTPEGAERDCYWCPHCQPAV; encoded by the coding sequence ATGCCCGAAGGTGATTCCGTTTATCGTGCCACGGCCCGGCTCCATCACGCGCTGGCCGGACAATCCCTGCTGTCCTCGGACTTTCGTGTACCGGCCCTGGCGACAACGGATCTCACGAGTTATGCAGTGCATGAGGTCGTTCCCGCAGGCAAGCATCTGCTGATGCGGCTGAAACCTCCGGCAAGCGTTGCTTCCGAAATTTCCGCCAAGCCGTTGACCTTGCATTCACATCTGCTGATGGAGGGCCGCTGGGATCTCTATGCGCCCAGCGAGCGCTGGAAGAAACCGGCGCACACCGCGCGGGTAGTGCTCAAGACCGCCATGGTCACCGCCGTGGGCTTTGACATTGCCCAGGTGCGGTTGGTGCCTACCGAACAGGAATCCGACCTCGTCGGTCATCTGGGACCGGATCTGCTGGGTGCGAATTGGGATCCAGTGCTGGCAGCAGATAACCTGCGCCACGATCCGCACCAGGGCATCGGCCAGGCGCTCTTGGACCAGCGGATCATGGCGGGCGTGGGAAATGTCTACCGTAGCGAAATCCTATTCCTGCGGCGTTTGCATCCGCTGACCGAAGTCGGGCAGATTGCCGATCTGCCAACGGTAGTGCAGATCGCCCATCGCCTGCTGGACATCAATAAGGACCGGGCACGTCGTGTGACCACCGGCCAAGAACGCACCCGGGAACCGCTGTGGGTTTATGGCCGCGCCGGGAAACCTTGCCTTCGCTGCGGTACACGTATCGAGCTGCTCAAGATCCCTTCCACACCGGAAGGCGCCGAGCGGGATTGCTACTGGTGCCCGCATTGCCAACCAGCGGTCTAA
- a CDS encoding ATP-dependent helicase, with translation MSDVLSRFGAATRKWFTDVFSAPTVAQSGAWESISDGKHTLVIAPTGSGKTLAAFLWALDRLHHAELDTPALPGLESDADHPTGNGTKVLYISPLKALGVDVERNLRSPLAGIRATAHEMGLSQPSVSVGVRSGDTPANDRRKLLKDPPEILITTPESLYLMLTSQARKTLSQVHTVIIDEVHAIANTKRGTHLALSLERLDALLPTPAQRIGLSATVEPPEEVARFLAGSAPVNIVRPPSIKKWELAVRVPVEDMTDLPSAAGAHDLGPGSSPAASASIWPHVENQLVDLVLENHSTIIFANSRRLAERLTGRLNEIYAEREGFSAEDTSTSSPAVLMAQAGSTAASNPEAPLLARAHHGSVSKDARAQIEEDLKLGKLRAVVATSSLELGIDMGLVDLVIQVESPNSVSSGLQRVGRAGHQVGSVSQGIFFPKHRADLLSTALVVTRMRQGSIEKMVIPANPLDVLAQQTLAAVAMEDLEVEKWFETVRRSAPYQQLPRSAYLATLDMLSGKYPSDEFATLKPRLIWDRDAGMLTARPGAQRLAVISGGTIPDRGLFGVFLAGAEDDKAPKRVGELDEEMVYESRVGDVFALGATSWRIEDITHDRVLVTPAFGQPGKLPFWHGDGLGRPVELGAALGEFTTSLLASERTEASEVLRAGGLDDFAANNLLNYLGEQRRATGQVPNHQNFVIERFHDELGDWRVILHSPFGLAVHAPWALAVGARVRERWGLDASAMAADDGIVLRIPAMDDQAPGADLFAFEADEIIDVVTSQVANSALFASRFRECAARALLLPRINPSKRTPLWQQRQRASQLLDVARNYPDFPIILETVRECLNDVYDLPALSAILSKVSSRAIRLVEVTTELPSPFAQSLLFGYVAQFLYESDAPLAERRAAALSLDPVLLGELLGRNDVREILDPQVIAGLQEQLQYRAENRRLAGMEGAADLLRLLGPLSIEQLAARLRDPNDDSAPLDPAMAREHAESLVATRRAFTLRQNGALAYAAIEDAGKLRDALGTPLPTGIPAAFLEPVADPIQDLISRFARTHVPFTLTEIATELSLGVAVLRPILDQLVAAGRLSVGAFRPVEIVPEGISSDEYCDVQVLRTIRTRSLAALRAEVEPVDQNTYARFLPSWQQVGSTLSGADGVYEIVAQLAGAEVPASALESFILPARLKGYQSSWLDELCSTGDVLVCGAGASGGKDGWLSLHTAEHAALSLPTPDANDLQALDLRVLEAFEATGAYFAEELAARIHHPDKPPVSATDIAESCWRLFWAGYISPDTLAPIRGYLAGGSTAHKIAKPAPRARAARLNRLSGLNRLAQEQGGSPMRGPRGSARWSLLPQPVADPTISAHATAEIMLERYGVLTRGSVAAEAVPGGFGQLYRVLSKLEEAGHARRGYFVEKLGAAQFSTSTTIDRLRGYQLSEDPRRQPVAVVLASTDPANPYGAALGWPTTQTGHRPGRKAGAIVGLLDGQLCFYLERGGRTVLTFAQLPEESWNIIAMHLVAALRTAKVEKIAIATVDGQPVLDHPVGIALLAAGFYSTPQGIRFRR, from the coding sequence ATGAGTGATGTGCTTTCCCGGTTTGGTGCGGCCACCCGCAAGTGGTTCACCGATGTCTTCTCTGCGCCCACCGTTGCGCAAAGCGGCGCCTGGGAATCCATCTCCGACGGGAAGCACACCCTAGTCATCGCTCCAACGGGTTCAGGTAAAACCTTGGCCGCATTCCTCTGGGCTTTGGACCGGTTACACCATGCAGAACTAGACACTCCAGCATTGCCTGGCCTGGAATCCGATGCGGATCATCCGACAGGCAACGGCACCAAGGTCCTCTATATTTCTCCGCTGAAAGCCTTGGGCGTAGACGTTGAGCGCAACTTGCGTTCCCCACTCGCCGGCATCCGCGCCACCGCTCATGAAATGGGCTTGTCCCAGCCTTCGGTTTCGGTGGGTGTACGCTCGGGCGATACTCCGGCTAATGACCGGCGCAAGCTGCTCAAGGATCCGCCGGAAATCCTGATCACTACGCCTGAGTCGCTGTACCTGATGCTCACCAGCCAAGCCCGCAAAACCTTGTCCCAAGTGCATACGGTCATCATCGATGAAGTCCACGCCATCGCCAATACCAAGCGCGGCACCCACCTGGCATTGTCCTTGGAACGCCTCGATGCGTTGCTCCCCACTCCGGCCCAACGCATTGGCCTATCAGCCACGGTGGAACCGCCCGAGGAAGTCGCCCGCTTCCTGGCGGGTTCAGCACCGGTGAATATCGTGCGCCCCCCGTCCATCAAGAAGTGGGAGCTGGCGGTGCGCGTCCCGGTCGAGGACATGACCGATCTGCCTTCGGCAGCTGGTGCCCACGATCTGGGACCTGGCTCCTCCCCCGCAGCATCGGCCAGCATCTGGCCGCACGTGGAAAACCAGCTGGTGGACCTGGTGCTGGAAAACCACTCAACGATCATCTTCGCCAACTCCCGAAGATTGGCCGAGCGTCTCACCGGACGGCTCAACGAAATCTACGCCGAACGCGAGGGATTCAGCGCCGAGGATACTTCCACCTCTTCCCCAGCCGTATTAATGGCCCAGGCCGGATCCACCGCGGCTTCGAACCCGGAAGCGCCCCTGCTCGCCCGAGCCCACCACGGCTCGGTCTCCAAAGATGCTCGCGCCCAGATTGAAGAGGATCTGAAGCTGGGCAAGCTGCGCGCCGTGGTCGCCACCAGCTCACTGGAACTGGGCATCGACATGGGTCTGGTGGATCTGGTCATCCAGGTCGAGTCCCCCAACTCCGTCTCCTCCGGCCTGCAACGCGTGGGCCGTGCAGGACACCAAGTTGGTTCTGTTTCCCAAGGCATCTTCTTCCCCAAGCACCGCGCCGACCTGCTCTCCACCGCGCTGGTGGTCACGCGCATGCGCCAAGGATCCATCGAAAAAATGGTCATCCCGGCCAACCCGCTCGACGTATTGGCCCAGCAGACCCTGGCCGCGGTAGCCATGGAAGATCTGGAAGTCGAGAAATGGTTCGAGACCGTACGCAGGTCAGCGCCCTACCAGCAGCTTCCGCGCAGCGCCTATCTAGCCACCTTGGACATGCTCTCGGGCAAGTACCCCTCAGATGAATTTGCCACGCTCAAACCACGACTGATCTGGGACCGCGATGCCGGCATGCTCACTGCGCGCCCCGGCGCCCAGCGCCTCGCGGTCATATCCGGCGGCACCATCCCGGACCGCGGGCTTTTCGGCGTCTTCCTTGCTGGTGCCGAAGATGACAAGGCACCCAAGCGCGTAGGCGAGCTGGATGAGGAAATGGTCTACGAGTCGCGGGTGGGTGACGTCTTTGCCCTCGGCGCGACCAGCTGGCGCATCGAAGACATCACCCATGACCGGGTACTGGTCACCCCGGCCTTCGGACAACCCGGAAAGCTTCCGTTCTGGCACGGTGATGGACTGGGCCGCCCGGTGGAACTCGGCGCAGCCTTGGGTGAATTCACTACCAGCCTGCTGGCCAGCGAACGCACCGAAGCGTCAGAAGTCTTGCGTGCCGGTGGGCTGGATGACTTCGCAGCCAATAACCTGCTGAATTACTTGGGCGAACAGCGCAGGGCTACCGGCCAGGTGCCGAACCATCAGAACTTCGTGATCGAGCGTTTCCATGATGAGCTCGGCGATTGGCGAGTCATCCTGCACTCCCCCTTCGGCCTGGCAGTCCACGCCCCGTGGGCACTGGCCGTGGGTGCGCGCGTACGCGAACGCTGGGGGCTGGATGCCTCGGCGATGGCCGCCGATGATGGCATTGTGCTGCGCATTCCGGCCATGGATGACCAAGCACCCGGAGCGGACCTTTTTGCTTTTGAAGCCGATGAAATCATCGACGTGGTCACCTCGCAGGTGGCGAATTCTGCGTTGTTCGCTTCCCGCTTCCGCGAATGCGCGGCTCGCGCCTTGTTGCTTCCCCGGATCAACCCGAGCAAGCGCACGCCATTGTGGCAGCAGCGCCAACGGGCGAGCCAGCTGCTGGATGTAGCTCGGAATTACCCGGATTTCCCGATCATCCTTGAAACCGTACGCGAGTGCCTGAATGACGTTTATGATCTGCCGGCTTTGTCTGCGATTCTGTCCAAGGTCTCTTCACGCGCCATCCGGCTGGTCGAAGTCACTACCGAGTTGCCTTCTCCTTTCGCCCAATCCCTGCTCTTTGGCTATGTTGCGCAGTTCCTCTATGAGTCTGATGCACCGCTAGCCGAACGCCGCGCGGCAGCGCTAAGCCTGGATCCGGTATTGCTCGGCGAATTGCTGGGCCGCAATGACGTCCGTGAAATCCTTGATCCTCAAGTCATCGCTGGACTGCAGGAACAGTTGCAGTACCGGGCGGAAAACCGGCGGTTGGCCGGCATGGAAGGCGCAGCCGACCTGTTGCGCCTTCTGGGACCTTTGAGCATCGAACAGCTGGCCGCCCGGCTCCGAGATCCGAATGATGACAGCGCGCCACTTGATCCCGCTATGGCTAGGGAACATGCCGAGTCGCTGGTTGCCACCCGGCGTGCCTTCACCCTGCGCCAAAATGGCGCCTTGGCCTATGCGGCGATCGAAGATGCCGGCAAGCTGCGTGATGCCCTGGGCACCCCATTGCCCACCGGAATTCCTGCCGCGTTCTTGGAGCCGGTGGCTGACCCTATCCAGGATCTGATCTCGCGCTTCGCCCGCACCCATGTTCCTTTTACGCTCACCGAAATCGCGACCGAGCTCTCGCTCGGTGTTGCGGTGCTGCGACCAATACTCGACCAGCTGGTAGCCGCTGGCCGGTTATCGGTCGGAGCTTTCCGTCCGGTGGAAATTGTCCCCGAAGGCATTAGCAGTGATGAATACTGCGACGTCCAGGTGCTGCGCACCATCCGCACCAGGTCCTTGGCGGCCCTGCGCGCCGAGGTGGAACCTGTTGATCAAAATACCTATGCCCGGTTCCTTCCGTCCTGGCAGCAGGTAGGTTCGACGCTCAGCGGCGCCGACGGAGTTTATGAAATCGTAGCCCAGCTAGCAGGGGCCGAAGTTCCCGCTTCAGCACTGGAGTCCTTCATCCTTCCTGCCCGGCTCAAGGGATACCAGAGCTCCTGGCTCGATGAACTGTGCAGCACAGGGGATGTCCTGGTGTGCGGCGCCGGAGCGTCCGGTGGCAAAGACGGCTGGTTGTCATTGCATACCGCGGAGCACGCAGCACTCTCCCTGCCGACCCCTGACGCGAACGACCTGCAGGCACTGGATCTGCGCGTACTTGAAGCCTTTGAAGCGACCGGCGCCTACTTTGCTGAAGAACTGGCCGCCCGTATCCACCATCCGGATAAGCCTCCGGTAAGTGCCACCGATATTGCCGAATCCTGCTGGCGCCTGTTCTGGGCAGGCTATATTTCGCCTGACACGCTGGCCCCGATTCGCGGTTACTTGGCGGGCGGAAGCACTGCGCACAAGATCGCCAAGCCAGCACCGCGGGCCAGGGCCGCCCGGCTGAACCGGCTCTCGGGCCTGAACCGGCTGGCACAGGAACAGGGCGGCTCTCCGATGCGCGGTCCGCGTGGTTCAGCACGCTGGTCCTTGCTTCCCCAACCGGTGGCGGACCCGACTATTTCCGCGCATGCTACCGCCGAAATCATGCTGGAGCGTTATGGTGTGCTCACCCGCGGCTCAGTCGCAGCTGAAGCAGTACCAGGCGGTTTCGGCCAGCTCTACCGGGTGCTGTCCAAGCTGGAAGAGGCCGGGCATGCCCGACGCGGCTACTTCGTGGAAAAGCTGGGCGCAGCCCAATTCTCCACTTCCACCACGATCGACCGTTTGCGTGGATACCAATTATCAGAGGATCCGCGACGCCAGCCGGTTGCGGTGGTGCTCGCATCCACCGACCCGGCCAACCCTTACGGTGCTGCGCTGGGCTGGCCAACCACGCAAACCGGACATCGCCCCGGACGCAAGGCAGGAGCCATCGTCGGATTGCTGGATGGCCAATTGTGCTTCTATCTTGAACGCGGCGGTCGCACGGTATTGACCTTTGCCCAGCTTCCCGAAGAGTCATGGAACATCATCGCCATGCACTTGGTGGCAGCCCTGCGTACTGCGAAGGTGGAGAAAATCGCTATCGCCACCGTGGACGGACAACCGGTTCTTGACCATCCTGTGGGAATAGCGCTGCTGGCAGCCGGATTCTATTCCACGCCGCAAGGAATTCGATTCCGGCGCTGA
- a CDS encoding Fic family protein yields the protein MFEQDMDWPPPAYEERAWDLVQDEYASRAQRRRAAGPYLAAVPALISGLDIQLDGELQALIEEAASELSRFDAEVGHIAAPFASILLRTESASSSEIENLTSGARQIALAELGEHASKNAQLIVGNVRTMQAALALSESIDGHAILEMHRALLEQSNPDIVGHWRDQQVWIGGGSLSPHTAQFVPPHHERVAELMDDLVDFSNRADLPVLVQTAIAHAQFETIHPFPDGNGRVGRALIQAMLRGARLTRNVTVPVSAGLLHDTSRYFDALSAYRSGDIAPIVRAIADASFAAVHNGRVLVQDLEAVQGQWREKVKVRRDSSVHRLLNVLLRQPVINGATAAEQLGITTVNAQVAINRLVDVGVLTQITDGRRNRIWVAEDVVQVLDQFAARAKRRR from the coding sequence ATGTTTGAGCAGGATATGGACTGGCCGCCACCAGCGTATGAAGAGCGAGCTTGGGACCTCGTTCAGGACGAGTACGCCTCCCGAGCGCAACGACGTCGAGCAGCCGGACCGTACCTAGCGGCAGTGCCCGCACTCATTTCCGGTTTGGATATCCAACTCGATGGGGAGCTGCAAGCGCTAATCGAGGAAGCGGCCAGCGAACTCTCTCGCTTTGATGCTGAGGTAGGGCACATCGCTGCACCATTCGCATCCATACTTCTACGCACTGAAAGTGCCTCGAGTTCAGAGATTGAAAACCTGACCAGCGGCGCTCGACAGATCGCCTTAGCCGAACTCGGGGAACATGCCTCGAAGAACGCACAACTGATCGTCGGAAATGTCAGGACCATGCAGGCGGCGCTAGCCCTGTCCGAATCTATCGATGGCCACGCCATCCTAGAAATGCATCGCGCATTGTTAGAGCAAAGCAACCCCGACATCGTTGGTCATTGGCGAGATCAACAGGTGTGGATCGGCGGAGGAAGCCTGAGCCCCCACACGGCACAGTTTGTACCGCCGCATCATGAGCGAGTCGCCGAGCTCATGGACGATCTTGTCGACTTCTCAAACCGAGCCGATCTTCCTGTTCTGGTACAGACGGCAATTGCCCACGCCCAATTTGAAACGATCCATCCATTTCCTGATGGCAATGGAAGAGTTGGCCGAGCACTCATTCAGGCAATGTTGCGCGGGGCGCGGCTAACACGCAACGTCACTGTTCCTGTCTCCGCAGGATTATTACATGACACTTCTCGTTATTTTGACGCTCTGAGCGCTTATCGCTCCGGAGATATTGCGCCAATCGTGCGTGCCATCGCGGACGCATCTTTCGCTGCGGTTCACAATGGCCGCGTTCTGGTACAAGATTTGGAAGCTGTCCAAGGTCAATGGCGCGAGAAGGTAAAAGTTCGGCGAGACTCATCGGTGCACCGGTTACTAAACGTCCTTCTTCGCCAGCCGGTTATCAACGGTGCCACCGCTGCCGAACAACTTGGCATTACAACGGTCAATGCGCAGGTCGCTATCAATCGTCTAGTCGACGTCGGAGTTTTGACCCAGATCACTGACGGCAGACGCAATCGAATTTGGGTGGCGGAAGATGTCGTGCAGGTTCTTGACCAGTTTGCTGCCCGTGCCAAACGACGCAGGTAA